Proteins from a single region of Xenopus laevis strain J_2021 chromosome 9_10S, Xenopus_laevis_v10.1, whole genome shotgun sequence:
- the ormdl1.S gene encoding ORM1-like protein 1: MNVGVAHSEVNPNTRVMNSRGMWLTYALGVGMLHIVLLSIPFFSVPVAWTLTNVIHNLGMYVFLHAVKGTPFETPDQGKARLLTHWEQLDYGVQFTSSRKFLTISPIILYFLASFYTKYDPTHFFINTASLLSVLIPKLPQLHGVRIFGINKY, from the exons ATGAATGTGGGTGTAGCACACAGTGAGGTAAACCCAAATACAAGAGTTATGAACAGTCGTGGAATGTGGCTGACTTATGCCCTTGGAGTTGGAATGCTTCACATTGTACTACTTAGTATTCCTTTCTTCAGTGTCCCCGTGGCCTGGACACTAACCAATGTCATTCACAACCTG GGAATGTATGTGTTTCTGCATGCAGTAAAGGGAACTCCATTTGAGACTCCAGATCAAGGTAAAGCAAGACTCCTTACACACTGGGAACAGCTAGATTATGGTGTGCAATTCACATCATCCCGGAAGTTTCTCACTATATCTCCTATCATCTT GTACTTCCTAGCTAGCTTCTACACGAAGTATGACCCAACGCACTTTTTCATTAACACCGCATCTCTTCTCAGTGTCCTCATTCCCAAATTGCCACAACTGCATGGCGTACGAATCTTTGGCATCAACAAATACTGA